The following coding sequences lie in one Acidimicrobiia bacterium genomic window:
- a CDS encoding RNA polymerase sigma factor — MLEQEFADVLRAAQAGGAWAWRRLHDDLAGQVLGYIRAQGAREPDDLLAEVFLQLARNIHSFEGVEKGFRSWVFQIAHNRVIDERRRLRRNPVDPTDTIADLLPDEGDVTAGEVIDSSQAERIRALILKLVPAQRDVLLLRILSGLTVPEIAAVVGKSEGAVKALQRRGLAALGKHLESEGIPR; from the coding sequence TTGCTGGAGCAGGAATTTGCTGACGTCTTGCGCGCCGCGCAGGCGGGCGGCGCGTGGGCTTGGAGAAGGCTTCACGACGACCTCGCCGGCCAGGTCCTCGGGTACATCCGCGCCCAGGGCGCTCGGGAACCCGACGATCTCCTCGCCGAAGTGTTTCTCCAACTCGCCCGGAACATCCACAGCTTCGAGGGTGTGGAGAAGGGATTCCGGTCGTGGGTGTTTCAGATTGCACACAACCGCGTGATCGACGAACGACGGCGGTTGCGGCGCAATCCCGTCGATCCCACCGATACGATCGCCGACCTGCTCCCGGACGAGGGCGATGTCACCGCCGGTGAGGTCATCGACTCGTCTCAGGCTGAGCGGATTCGCGCCCTCATCCTCAAGCTGGTCCCCGCCCAGCGCGATGTGCTGCTCTTGCGCATCCTGTCGGGCCTGACCGTGCCCGAGATCGCCGCGGTTGTCGGCAAATCAGAGGGTGCGGTGAAGGCCCTGCAGCGCAGGGGGCTGGCTGCGCTGGGCAAGCATCTCGAAAGCGAAGGCATACCCCGATGA
- a CDS encoding S8 family serine peptidase has protein sequence MKLNRWRRIGLLLAAALVAVPVGGATAGPTRRSDPPPKIDARLADLAAGQIAIGEAHRRGVPVVGDDILVEVVGGGDSAGTRSAIGRLGGTIRAERGGTFLVEIDPGSLLDLAGDATVEFVSTPAEALPDGVIGEGVAGQGADVWHDAGRDGAGIRVLVVDSGFSGLGSAQNAGDLPNPIAGSAVGPTCGGGLGGDSDHGTAVAEIVYDMAPGVELYLYRTCLVWDGPDIADFVRTRRIDIVTQSLAYFNTVPLDGRDPWGVFDHIGEVVDSGAVWFNSAGNYRQRHWRGFWAGGQTLDFGEPMEIALQAGNSVYLRWDDWRLSLGQCNQCATDIDVDLYLVDGSGDTVDSSTTIQSPADPGPPIEAVTAPYNGVFRIEIRTKAGVVVSPGVALDLFVPSQNLPSGLRVAAGSLNDASTLDSVLAVGAVCRTDSEIRPYSSEGPTAGGARKPDLSAFDGVSTGTFGPSDSCDSGFLGTSAASPHAAGAMALFMQATGARGAEAWDLLARRTIDLGPSGHDNRYGVGRIALASVPQGKCGGSDATIVAVSGQVTIQGTSADDVITGNSGANQISSESGDDWVCALAGADIIDLGDGTDRAWSGKGGDLVFGGPDADDIRGGKGHDDLRGGSGADSIFGGKGRDSIFGDSGADFLKGGQADDTLDGGPGTDECRGEIVSGCEV, from the coding sequence ATGAAACTCAATCGATGGCGCCGGATCGGCTTACTACTCGCCGCCGCCCTGGTCGCGGTGCCCGTCGGCGGTGCCACGGCCGGCCCCACTCGCAGGTCTGATCCCCCTCCCAAGATCGACGCTCGTCTCGCCGATCTCGCCGCCGGCCAGATCGCGATCGGGGAGGCCCACCGGCGCGGCGTGCCGGTTGTGGGCGACGACATCCTGGTCGAGGTGGTGGGGGGTGGAGATTCGGCCGGCACCCGGTCGGCCATCGGCCGGCTGGGCGGAACGATCCGCGCCGAGAGGGGCGGCACCTTCCTGGTGGAGATCGATCCCGGTTCGTTGCTCGACCTGGCGGGGGACGCCACGGTGGAGTTCGTCTCGACCCCGGCCGAGGCTTTGCCCGATGGCGTGATCGGTGAAGGGGTTGCGGGTCAGGGGGCGGACGTCTGGCACGACGCGGGACGCGATGGGGCGGGCATTCGGGTGCTCGTGGTCGATTCGGGTTTTTCCGGGCTGGGAAGTGCCCAGAACGCCGGTGACCTGCCCAACCCGATCGCGGGCAGTGCGGTCGGCCCGACCTGCGGGGGCGGGCTGGGAGGGGACAGTGACCACGGCACCGCGGTCGCCGAGATCGTCTACGACATGGCCCCTGGAGTGGAGCTGTATCTCTATCGCACCTGTCTCGTCTGGGACGGCCCCGACATCGCCGACTTCGTCCGGACTCGGCGCATCGACATCGTCACTCAGTCCCTCGCCTACTTCAACACCGTACCCCTCGATGGCCGGGACCCCTGGGGAGTCTTCGACCACATCGGCGAAGTGGTCGATTCCGGAGCCGTCTGGTTCAACTCGGCCGGCAACTACCGCCAGCGCCATTGGCGCGGATTCTGGGCGGGGGGTCAGACGCTCGATTTCGGGGAACCGATGGAGATTGCGCTCCAGGCCGGCAACTCGGTCTACCTGCGGTGGGACGACTGGCGTCTGAGCCTCGGCCAGTGCAACCAATGTGCCACCGACATCGACGTCGATCTGTATCTCGTCGACGGGAGCGGGGACACTGTCGACTCATCGACCACCATTCAGTCGCCGGCCGATCCCGGGCCGCCGATCGAAGCGGTCACGGCGCCCTACAACGGGGTCTTCCGCATCGAGATTCGAACGAAGGCGGGCGTGGTGGTCTCGCCCGGCGTCGCTCTGGACCTCTTCGTACCGTCGCAGAACCTGCCGAGCGGGCTACGGGTCGCCGCGGGGAGCCTGAACGACGCGTCGACTCTGGACTCTGTTCTCGCCGTCGGTGCGGTGTGCCGTACCGACAGCGAGATTCGGCCCTACTCGTCTGAGGGCCCGACCGCCGGGGGAGCCCGGAAGCCTGATCTCAGCGCCTTCGACGGGGTGTCGACGGGCACCTTCGGGCCGTCGGATTCGTGCGACTCCGGATTCCTCGGAACCTCTGCCGCCTCCCCCCATGCCGCCGGCGCAATGGCACTGTTCATGCAGGCGACAGGAGCGCGCGGCGCCGAAGCGTGGGATCTGCTGGCGCGAAGGACCATCGATCTCGGGCCGAGCGGCCACGACAACCGGTACGGCGTGGGCAGGATTGCCCTCGCCTCCGTTCCGCAGGGAAAATGCGGGGGGAGCGACGCCACCATCGTCGCGGTCAGCGGTCAGGTGACGATCCAGGGCACAAGCGCTGACGACGTGATCACCGGCAATTCGGGCGCCAACCAGATCAGCAGTGAATCTGGAGACGATTGGGTGTGCGCGCTCGCGGGCGCCGACATCATCGATCTCGGCGACGGCACCGATCGGGCGTGGTCCGGCAAGGGCGGCGACCTGGTGTTCGGTGGTCCGGACGCCGACGACATCCGCGGTGGCAAGGGCCATGACGATCTGCGGGGTGGATCCGGCGCCGACTCCATCTTTGGCGGGAAGGGGCGGGACTCGATCTTCGGTGACAGCGGGGCCGACTTCTTGAAGGGTGGCCAGGCTGACGACACGCTCGATGGTGGTCCCGGCACGGACGAATGCCGGGGTGAGATCGTGTCCGGCTGCGAGGTGTGA
- a CDS encoding SpoIID/LytB domain-containing protein, translating into MQATAVRALAFALALVGTLIPPLPADAAGGQVFTFEGGGWGHSVGKSQYGAFGMSKEGYSYQQIVEHFYTDSSVVNLSPALANEPLWVNVATSTSLGTVSLRVVSIASGQLPVTVSSDSESFTAVVGDTIVIEAIGNHNCTVSGPGGTITGPCDMDIEWDGNEDSPTRALQIVGCSTCTYARGELHVRPHTGKGKFNLSLEIEVEDYVLGIREMPYSWGLPEYGGMAALESQAVTARSYAVRTALDRGDPSNRTDCWCQLSVTTADQVYVGYGFGWQVWIDAVHNTAGKVVTHPGQSNNKPVKTFYSSSTYGFTENYEDGFGGSTAVPYLRAVDDHWSANPDLNPNARWERDFTGQELAAALEGRPGIPSLGVVTGVSISECSVSGAALEITFQGTGGSAAVSTRLLRTYLGLKSMQVYNVGSPPGSPPCPGAVGSTGGVPSCNGIAYQAGNPAHVLYPGGFPSNADGTVIVNLQQASAPRVVFWDGFYEGSVRIDGTSFGDTICGGDNTGGHSDWIHGRGGSDLIFGRGAADILSGGSGSDTIYGEDGADTLRGGQGDDHLDGGNGDDSLLGGSENDTIFGGAGSDDLFGGAGEDALHAVAGDGNLLLGGAGRDHLEAGPGNGDVLRARGGHDTLVGGSGDATRMYGNKGNDTINGGSGAGHQLFGGPGDDMLFGGPGPDHVLDGGTGTDTLTPA; encoded by the coding sequence GTGCAAGCAACTGCTGTCCGAGCCCTCGCGTTCGCCCTCGCCCTAGTCGGAACCCTCATCCCGCCCCTTCCGGCCGATGCCGCCGGGGGCCAGGTGTTCACCTTCGAAGGCGGCGGCTGGGGACATTCCGTGGGAAAGAGCCAGTACGGCGCCTTCGGGATGTCGAAGGAGGGCTACTCCTACCAGCAGATCGTCGAGCACTTCTACACCGACTCGTCGGTGGTGAATCTCTCCCCGGCGCTGGCAAACGAGCCTCTATGGGTGAATGTGGCGACTTCGACATCGCTCGGCACGGTTTCGCTGCGGGTGGTCTCGATCGCCTCCGGCCAGTTGCCTGTCACCGTTTCGTCGGATTCGGAGAGCTTCACCGCGGTTGTCGGCGACACCATCGTGATCGAGGCGATCGGCAACCACAACTGCACCGTAAGTGGGCCGGGCGGCACGATCACCGGGCCTTGCGACATGGACATCGAGTGGGACGGCAACGAGGACTCGCCCACCAGGGCGTTACAGATCGTCGGCTGTTCCACCTGCACCTATGCCCGCGGTGAGCTGCACGTGCGCCCGCACACCGGGAAGGGGAAGTTCAACCTTTCGCTCGAGATCGAGGTCGAGGACTATGTCCTCGGCATTAGGGAGATGCCGTATTCATGGGGTCTTCCCGAGTACGGAGGGATGGCGGCGCTCGAGTCCCAGGCGGTCACCGCCCGGTCCTATGCGGTCCGCACGGCCCTCGACCGGGGTGACCCCAGCAACCGGACCGACTGCTGGTGCCAGCTGTCGGTGACGACCGCCGATCAGGTCTATGTCGGGTATGGGTTCGGGTGGCAGGTGTGGATCGACGCGGTGCACAACACCGCCGGGAAGGTGGTGACGCACCCGGGCCAGTCGAACAACAAGCCGGTCAAGACCTTCTACTCGTCGAGCACCTACGGCTTCACCGAGAACTACGAGGACGGGTTCGGGGGGTCGACCGCCGTTCCCTACCTGAGGGCTGTCGACGATCACTGGAGTGCCAATCCCGATCTCAATCCGAATGCTCGATGGGAGCGCGACTTCACCGGCCAGGAGCTGGCGGCGGCGCTGGAAGGTCGGCCCGGAATTCCCTCCCTGGGGGTGGTCACCGGGGTCTCGATCTCCGAATGCTCGGTGTCGGGGGCGGCGCTGGAGATCACCTTCCAGGGGACCGGGGGCTCGGCCGCGGTCAGCACCCGGCTGCTGCGCACCTATCTGGGGCTGAAATCGATGCAGGTCTACAACGTCGGATCCCCGCCGGGCTCGCCACCGTGCCCGGGCGCGGTCGGCTCGACCGGGGGAGTGCCGTCGTGCAACGGCATCGCCTACCAAGCGGGCAATCCCGCCCACGTGCTCTACCCGGGTGGGTTCCCCTCGAATGCCGACGGGACGGTGATCGTGAACCTCCAGCAAGCGTCCGCGCCGAGGGTGGTGTTCTGGGACGGCTTTTACGAGGGCAGCGTCCGCATCGACGGAACCTCGTTCGGCGACACCATCTGCGGGGGTGACAACACCGGCGGGCATTCCGACTGGATCCACGGGCGCGGGGGCAGCGACCTCATCTTCGGCCGGGGTGCCGCCGACATCCTCAGCGGTGGTTCGGGCAGCGACACCATCTACGGCGAGGACGGCGCGGACACCCTTCGGGGCGGCCAGGGCGACGACCATCTCGATGGAGGCAACGGCGACGACTCACTCCTCGGTGGGTCTGAGAACGACACGATCTTCGGTGGCGCGGGCTCCGACGACTTGTTTGGTGGCGCCGGCGAGGACGCGCTCCATGCCGTTGCCGGCGACGGCAACCTGTTGTTGGGTGGCGCGGGCCGCGACCACCTCGAGGCGGGGCCGGGCAACGGCGATGTGCTGCGAGCCCGTGGCGGCCACGACACGCTCGTCGGCGGCAGCGGCGACGCCACGCGAATGTATGGCAACAAGGGCAACGACACGATCAACGGCGGCTCGGGCGCCGGTCACCAGCTGTTCGGGGGGCCGGGCGACGACATGCTGTTTGGAGGCCCGGGACCCGACCACGTGCTCGACGGCGGAACCGGCACCGACACATTGACGCCCGCATGA
- a CDS encoding calcium-binding protein yields MLEQGTNRMSRRWSTAGRALTVVLMVGAMLFPVVSVGAAVTLVVDGDGFGTAANCDEGVTVAFTSIQAAIDVAVAGDTVFVCPGTYDERLDIDVQITLTGSGIGSTIVQPSFAPPGGGHGANADVDIDDAADGTIIESISFDFNGAADNRGGWGILISDLAGPDVTDVTIRNNDIQMGVGAGAAGAGQGLGITTGKDANVGGLVISGNAFHGDPTDTGSGAANGAEAIYINPNTSGSVTISGNTFDQHLFVGISVESDDVTVVGNTVASTIAPQTAGTNGIRVNDFVGSRAWSNIVIADNIVAGFENGLRLGPSSTASSGIAVSVTGNTFSDNTTAIRIRQDIDATANHNSIAGTSLTTGVVVEAGAPSADAECNWWGDATGPSGDGSGSGSTVSPGADFTPWLTTDDLYELCISETVGTGESLTTDFDADGASSEVPVEVEVSIPVGGNAGPVTITETTGELVSGYTLFGTQVVITAPAQTATVPLVITFTLDASVIPAGTVDRAIVVFKDGVAVPGCVDTMASPDPCVASRTTLADPHAGDVEIIVRSSTASTWLFGTILRKCAGLVPTIVGTPFDDAIVGTTGDDVIWTAGGNDTVVSLAGNDTICLGPGDDIAYGGDGDDVIGGGSGVDVVYGDAGNDEIKGRGGPDTLYGGLGNDLLIGNAGGDTLYGHEGSDILRGALGADTLHGGAEGDLLRGGVGADALHGGEGNDKLQGGSGFDTGSGDAGTDTCGGVELASSC; encoded by the coding sequence ATGCTCGAGCAAGGCACCAACCGAATGTCCAGGCGTTGGAGCACCGCAGGCCGAGCGCTCACCGTTGTGCTCATGGTGGGGGCGATGCTGTTCCCGGTGGTCTCCGTAGGCGCCGCCGTCACCCTCGTCGTCGACGGCGACGGGTTTGGAACGGCAGCCAACTGCGACGAGGGCGTCACGGTGGCCTTTACGAGCATTCAGGCTGCGATCGACGTCGCCGTTGCCGGGGACACGGTGTTCGTTTGTCCTGGTACCTATGACGAGCGGTTGGACATCGACGTCCAGATCACCCTCACCGGCTCCGGCATCGGCTCGACCATCGTTCAACCATCGTTCGCGCCGCCCGGGGGTGGCCACGGCGCCAACGCCGACGTCGACATCGACGATGCCGCCGACGGCACCATCATCGAGAGCATCTCGTTCGACTTCAACGGCGCCGCCGACAACCGCGGGGGCTGGGGCATCCTCATCTCCGACCTCGCCGGCCCCGATGTCACCGACGTCACGATCCGTAACAACGACATTCAGATGGGGGTAGGAGCAGGCGCGGCGGGTGCCGGGCAGGGGCTCGGAATCACCACCGGCAAGGACGCCAACGTGGGTGGCCTGGTCATCTCGGGCAACGCTTTCCATGGTGACCCCACCGATACCGGGTCGGGAGCCGCCAACGGCGCCGAGGCGATCTATATCAACCCCAACACCTCGGGATCGGTGACGATCAGCGGGAACACCTTCGATCAGCACCTCTTCGTGGGCATCTCAGTGGAGTCCGACGACGTGACCGTCGTCGGGAACACGGTCGCCTCCACGATCGCGCCGCAGACAGCAGGGACCAACGGCATCCGGGTCAACGACTTCGTCGGCTCACGTGCCTGGTCGAACATCGTGATCGCCGACAACATCGTTGCGGGTTTCGAAAACGGCTTGCGGCTCGGCCCCAGCTCGACGGCGAGTTCGGGGATCGCGGTTTCCGTGACCGGCAACACGTTCTCCGACAACACCACCGCGATCCGAATTCGCCAGGACATCGATGCCACCGCCAATCACAATTCGATCGCAGGGACCTCGCTGACGACGGGAGTCGTGGTCGAGGCAGGGGCGCCGTCGGCCGATGCCGAGTGCAACTGGTGGGGCGACGCCACCGGCCCATCGGGGGATGGCTCCGGCTCGGGCAGCACGGTGTCGCCCGGCGCGGATTTCACCCCCTGGCTGACCACGGACGACCTCTACGAGCTGTGCATCTCGGAAACCGTCGGAACCGGAGAATCCCTCACGACCGACTTCGACGCCGATGGGGCGTCATCGGAGGTACCGGTCGAAGTGGAAGTGTCGATCCCGGTTGGGGGCAACGCCGGCCCGGTGACGATCACCGAGACCACCGGCGAGCTGGTCAGCGGTTACACCCTCTTCGGTACCCAGGTAGTGATCACCGCGCCGGCCCAGACGGCGACGGTGCCACTGGTGATCACTTTCACGCTCGATGCTTCGGTTATCCCCGCAGGGACCGTTGACAGGGCGATCGTCGTGTTCAAGGACGGAGTGGCCGTGCCCGGCTGCGTCGACACGATGGCGTCGCCAGACCCATGCGTCGCATCCCGGACGACATTGGCCGACCCTCACGCCGGTGATGTCGAGATCATCGTGCGAAGCTCGACGGCGTCGACATGGCTCTTCGGCACGATCCTGAGGAAGTGCGCCGGGCTGGTACCGACGATCGTCGGCACTCCCTTCGACGACGCCATCGTCGGCACCACCGGTGACGACGTGATCTGGACCGCCGGCGGCAACGACACCGTCGTCAGTCTGGCCGGCAACGACACCATCTGCCTCGGACCCGGTGACGACATCGCCTACGGCGGCGACGGTGACGACGTCATCGGAGGCGGATCGGGAGTCGATGTCGTCTATGGGGACGCCGGCAACGACGAGATCAAGGGGCGGGGCGGCCCGGACACCCTCTACGGAGGACTTGGGAACGATCTGCTCATCGGCAATGCCGGGGGCGACACGCTCTACGGCCACGAGGGCAGCGACATCCTCAGAGGCGCCCTTGGTGCCGACACCCTGCACGGCGGCGCGGAGGGTGACCTCCTCAGGGGCGGCGTGGGCGCCGACGCTCTTCACGGCGGGGAAGGCAACGACAAGCTGCAAGGCGGATCGGGTTTCGACACCGGATCCGGCGACGCCGGGACGGATACCTGCGGTGGGGTCGAATTGGCCTCGAGTTGCTGA
- a CDS encoding glycosyltransferase has translation MSRVARAMKRFNAERRRRGWRAAFGLVWRRLRRTADPTPSAKGLRDQRHKPKDRSRRPQGKRGRGGRKRKKNPKKRLPTVQEWLDAYGSIEPPDPGPTRFTVICPVHDAPPKYLRKCVQSVLAQTHPHWELILVDDASSNPRTIGELDKLAGLDERIRVERLKTNLGIAGATNAGAELASGEYLVFLDQDDLLVPTALGWLSTCAPEADLIYTDEDKVEEGRHRAAFFKPAWSPRLLLGVNYVNHITCLRTSVFRQAGGLRTGLDGVQDHDLLLRLSEHPMSVAHLPNILYHWRAWEGSAAGKPQDKLHIEARGIAIVDEAIQRRGWNARASLGNGAPFNYRVLFDPEPQPPLVKVVMPTRDRARLLRRAVDGVLSRTDGIRTHLVIVDNGSRAPAAIEFLDEVGKRDDVTVHTVDDAFNFSHLCNEGVAAGPDSDLVLLLNNDIEIRHRRWLLQLSGWLRDPEVIGTGPMLLYPDGRVQHGGVRLNFGPFAGHYARTQPNRPRPSSLHDQAREVSCLTAACLLVRTADFHAVGGMNEDLAIDFQDVELCLRLAAETGGTFMYDPTYPLTHDESASRGHLGAGSPYTLARMRFLWGAQLDEPDPYYNPHLNGGFHKVTKAFIPADVEERLERLEPRFSRPST, from the coding sequence GTGAGCCGAGTCGCCCGGGCCATGAAGCGGTTCAATGCAGAGCGCCGACGGCGCGGCTGGCGAGCCGCCTTCGGGCTGGTGTGGCGGCGACTGCGCCGGACTGCAGATCCAACCCCGAGCGCCAAGGGCCTCCGCGACCAACGCCACAAGCCGAAGGATCGAAGCCGCCGGCCCCAGGGCAAGAGAGGCCGAGGCGGGCGCAAGCGCAAGAAGAACCCTAAGAAGCGCCTGCCGACGGTTCAGGAATGGCTCGACGCCTACGGGTCGATCGAGCCGCCTGATCCCGGTCCCACGCGATTCACCGTCATCTGCCCGGTGCACGACGCCCCCCCGAAGTATCTCCGGAAGTGCGTGCAGTCGGTGCTGGCACAGACCCATCCCCACTGGGAGTTGATCCTCGTCGACGATGCCTCGTCGAATCCTCGAACCATCGGCGAGTTGGACAAGCTGGCCGGGCTGGACGAGCGAATCCGCGTCGAGCGCCTGAAGACGAACCTTGGCATCGCCGGCGCAACCAACGCCGGCGCCGAGCTGGCTTCAGGTGAATATCTGGTGTTCCTCGACCAGGACGATCTCCTCGTCCCCACCGCCCTCGGCTGGCTGAGCACCTGCGCCCCCGAAGCCGACCTGATCTACACCGACGAGGACAAGGTCGAAGAGGGAAGACATCGCGCCGCATTCTTCAAGCCGGCCTGGTCGCCCCGCCTCCTGCTCGGCGTCAACTACGTGAACCACATCACCTGCCTGCGGACCTCAGTGTTTCGCCAGGCCGGTGGATTGCGCACAGGGCTCGACGGCGTCCAGGACCATGACCTCCTACTGCGGTTGTCCGAACACCCGATGTCGGTGGCCCACCTGCCCAACATCCTGTATCACTGGCGAGCCTGGGAGGGCTCAGCCGCCGGAAAGCCCCAGGACAAGCTGCACATCGAGGCTCGCGGTATCGCCATCGTCGACGAGGCAATCCAGCGAAGGGGGTGGAACGCTCGCGCCTCCTTGGGGAACGGGGCTCCCTTCAACTACCGCGTCCTGTTCGACCCGGAGCCCCAACCGCCGCTGGTCAAGGTCGTGATGCCGACCCGCGATCGCGCCAGGTTGCTCCGCCGCGCAGTCGATGGGGTGCTCAGCCGCACCGACGGAATCCGGACCCATCTGGTGATCGTCGACAACGGGTCCCGGGCACCCGCCGCCATCGAGTTCCTGGACGAGGTGGGGAAGCGCGACGACGTCACCGTCCACACCGTGGACGACGCGTTCAACTTTTCTCATCTGTGCAATGAGGGTGTTGCCGCGGGGCCGGATTCCGACCTCGTGCTTCTGCTCAACAACGACATCGAGATACGCCACCGCCGTTGGCTGTTGCAGCTCTCGGGATGGTTGCGAGATCCCGAGGTGATCGGCACGGGGCCGATGCTGCTCTACCCCGATGGACGGGTCCAGCACGGCGGCGTCCGGCTCAACTTCGGGCCGTTCGCGGGCCACTACGCGAGGACCCAGCCGAATCGGCCCCGGCCGAGCAGCCTTCATGACCAGGCGCGCGAGGTGTCGTGTCTGACCGCTGCATGCCTCCTGGTGCGGACCGCCGACTTCCACGCAGTAGGGGGGATGAACGAGGACCTGGCCATCGACTTCCAGGACGTCGAGCTCTGCCTCCGGCTCGCGGCCGAGACCGGCGGCACATTCATGTACGACCCCACCTATCCCCTGACCCACGACGAGTCGGCCAGCCGCGGGCACCTCGGCGCCGGCAGCCCCTACACGTTGGCGAGGATGCGATTCCTGTGGGGGGCGCAGCTCGACGAGCCCGATCCCTATTACAACCCCCACCTGAACGGCGGTTTCCACAAGGTGACCAAGGCATTCATCCCGGCCGATGTCGAGGAGCGGCTCGAACGCCTTGAACCGCGGTTCAGCCGCCCCTCGACCTGA
- the rfbD gene encoding dTDP-4-dehydrorhamnose reductase, whose protein sequence is MILVTGGSGQLGSAFRRLLPGASFPSRRQLDLTQPGTIGEAVAALAPTSIINCAAYTVVDEAEDDEEMAFAVNAVSVGVLARLAAERSLPFVTFSSDYVFDGRGDRPYVESDPTSPANAYGRSKEAGEQLALEAHPGALVVRSSWLISATHPNFVDTILRLAGEGAGELRVVDDQFGCPTIADDLAGAVLGAVDAETTGLLHLTNQGETTWFGLARAAVGFAGLNPERVVPVSSAEYPRRAARPAYSVLRSERLAGLGLDPLPPWEASLLPLVAGLQRLRSQRR, encoded by the coding sequence GTGATCCTGGTCACTGGAGGATCGGGGCAACTCGGTTCGGCGTTTCGTCGACTGCTACCCGGCGCGTCGTTTCCCTCACGACGACAACTCGACCTGACCCAGCCCGGCACCATCGGGGAGGCCGTGGCGGCGCTGGCTCCGACATCGATCATCAACTGCGCGGCCTACACCGTGGTCGACGAAGCCGAGGACGATGAGGAGATGGCTTTCGCCGTCAACGCGGTGTCGGTGGGCGTGCTCGCCCGGCTGGCCGCCGAGCGGTCGCTGCCATTCGTCACGTTTTCGTCCGACTATGTCTTCGATGGCCGCGGCGACCGCCCCTATGTCGAATCGGATCCGACCTCACCCGCGAACGCCTACGGGCGGTCCAAGGAGGCGGGGGAGCAACTCGCCCTGGAAGCGCACCCCGGCGCGCTCGTCGTCCGCAGCTCCTGGCTCATCTCGGCGACCCATCCCAACTTCGTGGACACGATTCTCCGACTGGCCGGCGAAGGTGCCGGTGAATTGCGGGTCGTCGACGACCAGTTCGGGTGCCCCACGATCGCCGACGACCTCGCTGGCGCCGTCCTCGGAGCGGTCGACGCCGAAACGACGGGGTTGCTCCATCTGACCAACCAAGGTGAGACCACCTGGTTCGGGCTCGCTCGAGCTGCGGTGGGTTTCGCCGGCCTGAATCCGGAGCGCGTGGTGCCCGTTTCCAGCGCGGAGTATCCGCGCCGAGCGGCTAGACCCGCGTACTCGGTGCTCCGATCGGAGCGCCTCGCCGGCCTCGGGTTGGACCCCCTTCCACCGTGGGAGGCGTCGCTGCTACCGCTGGTCGCGGGGCTGCAGCGGTTGCGCTCGCAGCGGCGCTGA
- a CDS encoding glucose-1-phosphate thymidylyltransferase, with the protein MKGVVLCGGTGSRLRPITYSIAKQLVPVGNKPILFYGLEDLASAGIREVGLIVAPDTAGEIRQAVGDGAAFGLEVTYIVQDQPRGLAHALKTALPWVDGDDVLMYLGDNLLKHGVNGVVDDFLRERPNCQILLARVEDPGAFGVVELDGAGAVVRLVEKPKDPPSDLALVGAYLFDSTVAEAVGAIEPSARGEFEITDAIQYMVDSGRTVRPSLVTGWWKDTGKKEDLLHANELVLEELEDDIRGRVVDCTIEGPIHVDEGAQLVGCTVRGPVVIGRDAVLEGVSVGPSTSIGMDSILTDAVVEESIVFPGVQIHDWRLRNSVVGRDSRLLGSGPSGYCEMMLGERSEVRGE; encoded by the coding sequence ATGAAAGGCGTCGTTCTGTGTGGTGGAACCGGCAGCCGCCTCCGACCGATCACCTACTCCATTGCGAAACAGTTGGTGCCGGTCGGCAACAAGCCGATCCTGTTCTATGGCCTCGAGGACCTTGCTTCGGCCGGCATCCGGGAGGTGGGGCTCATCGTCGCCCCGGACACCGCCGGGGAGATTCGGCAGGCGGTGGGGGACGGAGCCGCCTTCGGCCTCGAGGTGACATACATCGTTCAGGACCAGCCGCGGGGGCTGGCCCACGCCCTCAAGACGGCTCTGCCGTGGGTCGACGGCGACGACGTGCTCATGTACCTGGGGGACAACCTGCTCAAGCATGGCGTCAACGGGGTGGTCGACGACTTCCTCCGCGAGCGCCCCAACTGCCAGATCCTCCTCGCCCGGGTGGAGGACCCTGGTGCTTTCGGCGTGGTTGAACTCGACGGCGCCGGCGCCGTGGTCCGCCTGGTGGAGAAGCCCAAGGATCCGCCCTCCGATCTCGCCCTGGTGGGGGCATACCTCTTCGACTCCACGGTCGCTGAGGCGGTCGGCGCCATCGAGCCATCGGCGCGCGGCGAGTTCGAGATCACCGATGCCATCCAGTACATGGTCGATTCCGGGCGGACCGTACGGCCCAGCCTGGTCACCGGGTGGTGGAAGGACACGGGCAAGAAGGAGGACCTCCTCCACGCCAACGAGCTCGTCCTCGAGGAGCTCGAGGACGACATTCGGGGGCGAGTCGTCGACTGCACCATCGAAGGGCCGATCCACGTCGATGAAGGGGCGCAGTTGGTGGGCTGCACGGTGCGGGGACCGGTGGTGATCGGGCGGGATGCCGTGCTCGAAGGGGTGTCGGTAGGCCCGAGTACCTCGATCGGAATGGACTCGATCCTGACTGATGCCGTGGTGGAGGAGTCGATCGTGTTCCCCGGCGTGCAGATTCACGACTGGCGGCTGCGAAACAGCGTCGTCGGTCGAGACAGCCGCTTGCTGGGCTCAGGCCCGTCGGGCTATTGCGAAATGATGCTCGGCGAACGGTCGGAGGTCCGGGGCGAGTGA